The nucleotide sequence ACACAACCGTGGCGCGATACAGGTTCGGGGTATAGAGGTCGTAGGAGAAAAAGTTTTGCAAACCGCGCCACGGTAATTGGACCGGCTTGGGGATAGCCGAACCGACGTACACCCAAGCTCCAGTCCCAATCCCGATCGCGCTGGACAAGCTCAACGCGGCGATCGCCGTCAAGTTCAAACTCCCCCAACCGGACAACAGCGACACGCTATTCAGAATCAAGGGCAAATGCAGCGTCAGTCCCATCAGCACCGTCATGGGCAACGTCACCAACCAAATATTCTCGGGAGAACGCTCCGACATGGGCTTGACCGGTCCGGCAAAAATCAACCCGAATTCCCGCATCATGCTGAAGGCGGTCAGCCCTACGACGCCTAACACGATCGCCGCCAAGAGGGGATAGCTTTCCCAAAGGCCATCTATCAGAGTTCCTAACGCCCAGAATCCCCCTAACGGCGGCAGACCCACCAACCCGGCCACCCCCACCAAAAAGCACAGACCCGAGACCGGTCGGCGACTCCACAACCCACCCAACTGTCTGAGGTCTTGGGTAATGTTGTTGAGAATAATCGAGCCCGAAGTGGCAACCAAGAGAGCCTGGGCCAGTGCATGGCTCAGAATCAACAGCAATGCGGCCTCAGGCTGGTGGGTTCCTACGGCAATGAACACCAACCCCATATAGGTACTGACGGTGTAGGAGAGGGAGCGCTTGACGTCAACTTGAGCAATGGAAATCAACGTAGCGGCGATCGCGGTAGTCGCTCCAATCGCAGTCAGAACAGTCGGAACCACTGGAGATAGAGACAAGACGGGCTCTAACTTGATGAGAACCCAAGCGCCAGTAGCCACCACAACTGAGTTGCGCAAGATCGTACTGGGCAGCGGCCCTTCCATCGCTTCGTCTAACCACAAATGCAGTGGCAGTTGGGCACACTTACCCATCGGTCCGGCAATCAAGGCCAAGCCCAACAACGTCGCAGTGGCAGGTTGTAGGTCAGCGGTCTGAGCCCATTGCGCCAACGCTTGAAAATTCCAAGTGCCCGCTAGAGGATAGAGGGCCAATACCCCCATCAACAGAAATAAATCCCCAACCCGCTTAGTGAGAAACGCATCTCTAGCCCCCGTCACCACCAACGATTGATTCAACCAGAAGCCCACAAGTAGATAGGTTCCTAAGGTGAGAATCTCTAGCAGAATGTAACTAAATAAGAGAGAATCGCACAGAACTAATCCACACATGCCCGCTTCGAACAGGGAGAGAAACCCGAAAAATCTGGCCCAGCCCCAATCCATTTCTAAATAGCCGATCGCGTAGAACTGGCTGAGAAAATTGAGACCGGCGATGAGTGTAGTGGCTGCCACTATCAGGGCTGAAACTTCCAATGGAATGCTGAGTGTCAGGTCGGCAACCTGCAACCAGACCAGCTCGAAATGGAGAGGCGGATGCTGCCAAACGGCAGGAAAAGCAAGGGTGCCGTGTAACAGCGCCAGGAACGTCGTGAAGAGGTTGACGTAGCCTGCTGGTCGGGGGCCCGTCCGCCGCATAATGCCGGGGGACCAGAACAAAGACAGCAGCATTCCCATGAAGGGATAGCAGGGCACTAACCAAAATGAATCCGCAAAGAACTCGGACATGTAAAGTCGTAACCTCTAGTGACCGGCGACTCAAAAACTGTCAGTTTAATCTTCGAAGCATTATCCCTTAGCACGAGCGTAGGCTCGTGATAGACAATCGTTAAGATTTATTTCTATGAAAGAATTATAGGCTTACTTTTGGGAGGTGCCAATTTGAAAAATCATTTAAAAAGCTAATCTAAACGATTATCCTGCGGTCGTTCGAGAGGTAGAACGGCAACGAGTTGACTCCGACAGAGGCTAGACGGTAGCCTGAAAGGCAAATCGGGCATGGCTTTCAGCGATTGATAGAACTAGATGGCGACAGGCATTCAGATTGCCCCGATCGCCCCTAACGGTTTAATCTGCAGTTGAACCAGACCCCAAAAAGTCAGCATAAGCCAGCGCAATGCCTTGTTTGAGCTGAGTTTTGGCCTTCCAGCCCAATTGGTGCAAGCGCGACACGTCCATCAGCTTGCGGGGGGTGCCATCGGGCTTGTCAGTATTGAACGTTAGCTCGCCCGCAAACCCCACCACCTCGGCGATCGCCTCCGCCAGCTCGCGAATGCTCAGATCTTCCCCCACCCCAATATTGACAAACTCGCCGATCTCTCGGGCAGAACAATTCTCCATCAAATAAACACAAGCATCGGCCAAATCGTCGCTGTAGAGAAACTCCCGCAGCGGTTTGCCCGTTCCCCAAATTTCTACAGTGGACTGCCCTGCTTGCTTTGCCTCGTGCATTTTGCGGATTAAGGCAGGCAGAACGTGGGAGTTTTGCAAATCGTAGTTATCCCCCCGACCGTAAAGGTTGGTGGGCATGACGCTAATATACTGGGTGCCGTACTGGCGGTTGTAGGCACCGCACATCTTAATGCCTGCGATTTTGGCGATCGCATAGGGCTCGTTCGTTGGTTCCAGGCTCCCAGTCAGTAGATATTCCTCCTTCAAAGGCTGCGGCGCGAGTTTGGGATAGATGCAGCTCGATCCGAGGAACAACAACTTCTTCACCCCCGCCAGAAAGGCAGAGTGAATGGTATTCATTTCGATCGCTAAATTTTGATAGAGAAACTCGGCAGGATAGGTGTGATTGGCGTAAATGCCCCCCACCTTCGCCGCCGCCAACATGACGCAATCGGGCTTCACCTGTTCAAAAAACGCCCGCACGGCAGCTTGGTCGATTAAATCCAGTTGCGATCGCGTTCGGGTCGCAATCGAGCTATAGCCGCCCGCCTGCAACCGCCGCACCAAAGCCGAACCCACCAAGCCGCGATGACCGGCCACAAACACGGTATCGGACGGGGTCATGCCGCTATTCGTGATAGTCATATGCTGAGTATCCGTGATCTTTCACTAAGCGATCGCGTTTGGCCGACTTCAGATCTTCGCGCACCATTTCCGCCACCAACTCTTCAAACTTGACGGTCGGGGTCCAGCCCAACTGCTCGCGAGCCTTGGTCGGATCGCCTAACAGCGTTTCCACTTCTGTCGGGCGATAGTAACGGGGATCGACCGCCACAATACAATTGCCATACTCGTCATAACCTTTTTCCGCCGTACCGCTGCCATCCCACTTGATGCTAATGTCCACCTCATTCAAGGCCGCTTCCACAAACTCCCGCACACTATATTGCTGGCCGGTTGCAATCACGTAATCGTCGGGCTCCTGCTGCTGCAACATGCGCCACTGCATTTCCACATAATCGCGGGCGTGGCCCCAATCCCGTTTGGCATCCATATTGCCCAAATACAAACAGTCTTGCAGGCACAATTTGATGCGAGCGACGGCACGGGTGATTTTGCGGGTGACAAAGGTTTCGCCGCGCACGGGAGACTCGTGGTTGAACAAGATGCCATTACAGGCATACATGCCGTAGGCTTCGCGATAGTTGACCGTAATCCAGTAGGCATAGAGCTTGGCCACGGCGTAAGGCGATCGCGGATAAAACGGCGTGGTTTCGGTTTGGGGAATTTCTTGCACCAAGCCGTACAGCTCTGAGGTGGAGGCTTGATAAAAGCGGGTTTTGTCTTCTAATCCGAGAATGCGAATCGCTTCCAAAATACGCAATGTGCCGATGCCGTCGGCGTTGGCGGTGTATTCGGGGGTTTCGAAGGAGACGGCGACGTGGCTTTGGGCGGCCAAATTGTAAATTTCGTCCGGCTGCACCATTTGGACAATGCGAATCAGGTTGGTGGAATCGGTCAGATCGCCATAGTGCAGGAAAAAATTGCGCTCGGGTTCGTGGGGATCTTGGTAGAGGCGATCGATCCGATCGGTGTTGAACAGAGAAGCTCGTCGCTTGATGCCGTGAACCTCGTACCCTTTCTGCAAGAGCAATTCAGCCAGATAGGCACCGTCTTGCCCGGTAATGCCTGAAATGAGTGCAACTTTTTTGGTCATTGGCTTGCGTTGAACGGGAAAAAGGGTGAATGGACTGAATCCCAAAGAGAGCAGTGGCTGGTTCGAAAGCTTGTTTAGCAATATCACGTTTCCGACCGGCAAGCTATCTTCGAGATTGCATCGCGCAATGATTGCATTGTCCGATCGCCAAGAAAGCGCTAGTCCAATCCCTAAAGTACCCAGTCTCCACTGATGGACGCCTGTCTGCTAGCAGGTTCTTAAGTCACGAAAAGCTGCTTCAGTTCTAATCTTGAATGACGGGGGTCGAAGTCCGAGGTAACAGACGTCCGCCGCTCTCGCCACTCGATACAGATTGATTGAGTGAGTCCGTCGGGTCAGCAGGGGGGATTGCCACCGCCGCTGCAGGAGTGCTGGGGGCGACTGCGATCGCCACCGCTTTGACCCATGAATTGCCCGCACTATCCGTCGCCTGCAAGGTCACCGTCAGGGAACTGTCCCCCACTTGCAACTGTTCTTCCCCCTGCAACGGCACATTACCGGGCACCGGCAGCAACTGCACGACGGTTCCTGCCCCACCAGCAACTTTCCAGACTAGCGGTAGGGTCTGACCGGCGATCGCATCGATCTGAGGGGCTGTTTGACCGTCAACGGTAAATACATCAATGCTGAGTGCCGGTTCGATCGCGATCGGCCCAATTTGATGGGGAGCCGCCTGCGAGGTGGGTGTCCCGCTGGGGCTCAAGGAGAGTTGAAATGAATATTGGCCGACAGCGCTCGGTAATGTGGGCACTCCCTGACAGATCAACATGCCATTGAGCGTACACACATCCTGTAATTCAGCGGGTAACCCTCCAACCAAGGAAAAGGTCTGCCCCAGATTGGCGAGCGCCTTTCCCGCCGCATCCAGCGGGACGATTGAAACCTGCTGTAACTGCGCGGCATTGTCGATTGTCCAATCCAGAGCGATCGGTCCCGGTTCGCTCGCCTCTGCGGGTGCGGGAACCGCTGTGCCAGCTATAGCAGCCTCAGGCTCTGTTGCCTCAACCGCCACCGTGTAGCTGGGTTGAGTGGCCGCAAAGGCGATCGCGGTGGGGGGAGGAAGTACGCTGACTAACTCGGTTTGCAACTTGGGCAGGGGTTGTTCGCGACTGCGTTGGGGAATCAGGGAAAGCTCGAATTGGTAGTTAGCCGCCAGACGGGCATCGGTCGGCACGTTGCGACAGTCTAAGAACTGACGGGTGCCGCTACAGAGGTTCTCCAGCCCGACAGGAATACCGTTCTCAATCGCATAGGTACGCGGATTGCTGAGCACCTCCCCTTGAGGCGATCGCCCCACCACCACCAGCGATTTGAGCAAATGGGGGCGGCGGATGCGCCAATTGAGATGAACGGCATCGCCGCTAGTCACGGCATATTGCGTATCGGTAGCCGCAAAAGTCGCGATCGCCGGGACTGCTCGCGATCGCACCAGCAGCCAAATCGCAACGGCAATCAAAAGCAAGATCGCCACCGCCACTTGACCCACCACTAGCCCGAACTGCCACCAGGGACGGGGCAACCACAACAGATTGCCGGGAAACACTTGTATCGGTAGGGGACGATTGTCCGCATCCTCCAGTTCGATCGAGAAATTGATGCTGCGACCGCCCCGCCAGGGCTGCTTTTTAGGGGGGTGGGGGATGGCTTCCAGGATGGCAGTGCCCCGTTGCTGGGGGGGGAGGAGGAGGCGATCGCGATCCCAAAAAAATTTGCACGCGGCGTCCTCTTCTAGAGAGACGGCCCGCAAGATAATCTCGCGATCGCTATTTCCCTCATTCGAACACTGCACCTGGTAGCGGGCGGGGCCAGTGCGCACCATCGTCTGCAACGGTCGAAAATTGACTTGTACGTCATAGATGGGCAGGACGGTTAGGTACACCAACTCCAATAACGACAGATCGGGATTGTTCTCGGAGATGAGCTGGAGAGTGGGAACATAGCCCCCTGCCCGCGCGATTTCTTGCTTGTCCTTGTTGTTGGGGGGCTTGAGAGTGACTGAGATGAGTCCCCTCTCGCCGGGATTGAGGGGCAAATTGCTGGCAGGCACGAGTGTACCCAAACCGGCGGGTTCTTCGGGGTAGTCAATCTCCACCCAAGCAGCGGGCCAATCTTTACAGATCAGGCGCAGGCGATCGACCCGTGGGGAGCGGTTCTGCACCGTTACCTGCAAAAAAAGCAGTTCCCCCGGCAACAGTTCGGCGGGGTTGTCTGCCCGCGTGACGGGTTGGACGCGAAAGGTGGGCCGAGCCAACTGTTCCGCAGCCCGGACGGGTTCGGCGACCTGTAGGGTCAGCTCTTTTCGGAAGGGGGTGCTGCGGGCATCCGGCTGGCTCTTTTCGATGTAGACCGAATAGTCATACTGGCTTGCCATCGCATTGACGGGGATGGCGAATTCGAAGACCACCTCGCCACTTCGATCTCCTGCCAGCGATAGATGTTGAATGGGCTCTCGACACCACTCTTGCAGTGGGGGCGTCAAGGCATCGATCCACAAGTCGAGGGAAACCCCCTCTTCTAATTGGTTGGCGACCGTCACCCGCAACTGAAAAAATCGACCGGCCTCAATCCGATCGCGCCCCGACGAGCTCAAAAAGACTCCTAATGGTTCCCGTTGCGGCAGCAGGGATTCTGGAGTCTCAAATGGGTTGATGGAACCGTTGGACATCAAAATTTAGACCGTCGATACATCCGTCACTCAATTCATCTGCCAGCGATGCACTTACGATATCCGAGATCGCTCCCTGCCAGATCGCTCCCCACAAGATCGAAGCGACTCTCCGTTCTCGTATGACCGAATGCTACTGTCGATAAGGATTGTATTCGACTTCTTTTATGCTTCGAGCTGGAATTGTCGGACTGCCAAATGTTGGCAAGTCCACCCTCTTCAACGCCCTGTGCGAAAACGCGAAAGCAGAAGCCGCCAACTTCCCCTTCTGCACCATCGAGCCTAATGTCGGTCTCGTCTCTGTCCCCGATCCGCGCCTGCAGGTGCTCTCGGAGATCGGTCAGTCGAAACAGGTGGTGCCCAGCCGGATCGAATTTGTCGATATTGCCGGACTGGTGGAAGGGGCCAGCCAGGGACAGGGATTGGGCAATCAGTTTCTCTCCCACATTCGTCAGGTGGATGCGATCGTGCAGGTCATCCGCTGTTTTGACGATCCAGATATTGTCCACGTTTCGGGCTCCGTCGATCCCGAACGGGATATATCGGTGATTAATTTGGAATTGGCGCTAGCGGATTTAGCCCAAATCGAGCGACGCATCGAGCGGGTGCGCAAGCAGGCCAAGAGCGGGGCCAAAGAGGCCAAGCTGGAAATGGGGGCGCTGGAGAAGTTGCAGGCAGCCTTGGATGAGGGCAAACCCGCCCGCATGGTGGAGTTGAGTGACGAGGAAGCAGCAGCGATCGCCTCGATGGGAATGTTAACCCGCAAGCGCGTCATTTATGCGGCGAATGTGGCGGAAGGAGATTTGGCCGCAGGCAACGAGTATGTCGAGCGAGTGCGCGCGATCGCCGCTGCAGAAGGGGCAGGGGCTGTTGTCATTTCCGCGCAGGTGGAGGCCGAGCTGATCGAGCTGGATGAGGGCGATCGCCAAGATTATCTGGAATCGCTCGGCGTCGAGGAAGGGGGGTTGAAATCGTTGGTGAAAGCGACTTACGAATTGTTAGGCTTGCAGACTTACTTTACGACTGGCGAAAAAGAGACGCGTGCTTGGACAATCCCGATTGGCGCTACGGCCCCTCAGGCGGCTGGAGTGATTCATTCAGATTTCGAGCGGGGCTTTATTCGGGCGGAAACGGTCAGTTATGAAGATCTCGTGGCAACCGGTTCGATGTCAGGAGCGCGAGAGAAGGGCTTGCTGCGCAGCGAGGGTAAAGATTACATCGTCAAGGAAGGGGATGTGATGCTGTTTCGGTTTAATGTCTGACGCCCTCCCAGACTTCTTTGAGAATCTTGTGGGTTTGGGGATCTTGTGGGTCTGCCTGCCCAGCTCGCTACAGTAGGGGTGTCGTGTTTGAGGAGGCAAGATGATGAGAGCCTTCGCGATCGAACAGTTTGGCGATCCCGGCGTGTTTCGGGAAATGGAATTGCCGCTCCCAAAAGTTCTTCCCGGTCACGTTCTGATTCGAGTCGCTGCAACCAGTGTCAACCCGGTCGATCGCAAGATTCGCCAAGGGCTTTCAGCCAGTCTGGCCCCCAGTTTTCCCGCTGTTTTGCATGGGGATGTGGCGGGCACGATTGTGGAGGTCGGCGCGGGGGTCGATCGGTTTCAGGTCGGCGATGCAGTGTATGGCTGTGCGGGAGGCATTAAAGGACTGGGGGGCGCATTGGCAGAATACATGCTGGCGGATGCTCGTTCGATCGCCCTCAAGCCGCCCTCCCTTACGATGGCAGAAGCAGCAGCTCTTCCTCTGGTTTCCATTACCGCTTGGGAAGCGCTGATAGATCGAGCTAAGGTTCAGCCCGGGCAAACGGTCTTGGTGTATGGAGCTACTGGGGGAGTGGGACATATTGGGGTGCAACTGGCAAAGTGGGCGGGGGCAACTGTCTGCGGGACAGTTTCGAGTGATGAAAAAGCGACGATCGCCCATCGTCTGGGGGCAGACGCGACCGTCAATTATCGCCAACAGTCCTTAGAAGCGTTCGTTGCCGAATACACGCACGATCGCGGCTTCGACATTGTCTTCGATACGGTGGGCAACGATAACCTTCAGAATGCGTTCAAAGCGGCAAAACTGAATGGAACGGTGGTGTCCATTGTTGCTCGATCGCAACAGGATTTGAGCTTAATGCATAGCAAGGGGCTCACACTGCATTTGGTTTTCATGCTGATTCCAATGTTGTATGACATTGGCAAAGAACATCACGGCGAAATTCTGGCCAATGTGTCGAAACTTGTGGAGGAAAAGCAGCTACATCCGCTGCTGGATGCAGAGCAATTTAGCTTTGCGGAAGTTGCCCGGGCCCACCGACATGCCGAATCGGGAAATGCGATCGGTAAGGTCACCCTGACGGTGTGACATCAATCGGGGTCTGTTTTGCGCCATTCAGATTCAGCAAGTCCTTCGAGCTTCGCAAATGGAGCCCAACCTATACTGGTGGCAGCAGTCTCTTTCCTGTCATGACTAGCCTCACCCTCGCCCCCGCGATCGCCCTGTCGGATCGGCAGTTCGAGCAACTGTGCCGTCAAAATCCAGACATGAATGTCGAGATGAGTGCTAGGGGAGTGCTGACGATGACCCCACCGGTCGGCTTCGAAGGGGGCAATCGCGAAAGCCAATTGAATGCACAGGTCGCCCTCTGGGCAATGGAAGAGGGCAGCGGACTCACCTTCAGCTCGCAAACCCTGTTCCACCTGCCCAATGGGGCGAAATATATGCCCGATGTTGCTTGGGTGAGGCGCGATCGCCTCCAGTCCCTCACCCCCGAACAAAAACGCGGCTTTGCCCCCATCGCCCCCGATTTCGCGATCGAATTGCGTTCCCCCTCCGATCTGCTGTCGGATCTGCAAGACAAAATGCTGGATTACATTGACGGAGGCGTCCGTCTGGCCTGGTTAATCGACCCCCTGCGACGGGTGGTGGAGATCTATTCGTTAGATGGCGATCGCCAGGTTTTAGACAACCCTACCAGCGTCAGCGGCGACCCCATCCTCCCGGGCTTTAGCTTGCAACTGGAACCCCTGTTTGCAGAGCTTCGATAGCAGAGATGCCCTCGTTTAGTGGGCAATAAGGAGCCAGCCTATACTGGTGGAAACAGTCCTTTTCCTGTCATGACTAGCCTTACACTCGCTCCCGCCATTACCCTGTCGGATCGGCAATTCGAGCAACTGTGCCGTCAAAATCCAGACATGAACGTCGAGATGAGTGTTAGGGGAGTGCTGACGATGACCCC is from Synechococcus sp. PCC 7336 and encodes:
- a CDS encoding Uma2 family endonuclease — protein: MTSLTLAPAIALSDRQFEQLCRQNPDMNVEMSARGVLTMTPPVGFEGGNRESQLNAQVALWAMEEGSGLTFSSQTLFHLPNGAKYMPDVAWVRRDRLQSLTPEQKRGFAPIAPDFAIELRSPSDLLSDLQDKMLDYIDGGVRLAWLIDPLRRVVEIYSLDGDRQVLDNPTSVSGDPILPGFSLQLEPLFAELR
- the gmd gene encoding GDP-mannose 4,6-dehydratase encodes the protein MTKKVALISGITGQDGAYLAELLLQKGYEVHGIKRRASLFNTDRIDRLYQDPHEPERNFFLHYGDLTDSTNLIRIVQMVQPDEIYNLAAQSHVAVSFETPEYTANADGIGTLRILEAIRILGLEDKTRFYQASTSELYGLVQEIPQTETTPFYPRSPYAVAKLYAYWITVNYREAYGMYACNGILFNHESPVRGETFVTRKITRAVARIKLCLQDCLYLGNMDAKRDWGHARDYVEMQWRMLQQQEPDDYVIATGQQYSVREFVEAALNEVDISIKWDGSGTAEKGYDEYGNCIVAVDPRYYRPTEVETLLGDPTKAREQLGWTPTVKFEELVAEMVREDLKSAKRDRLVKDHGYSAYDYHE
- the ychF gene encoding redox-regulated ATPase YchF, producing the protein MLRAGIVGLPNVGKSTLFNALCENAKAEAANFPFCTIEPNVGLVSVPDPRLQVLSEIGQSKQVVPSRIEFVDIAGLVEGASQGQGLGNQFLSHIRQVDAIVQVIRCFDDPDIVHVSGSVDPERDISVINLELALADLAQIERRIERVRKQAKSGAKEAKLEMGALEKLQAALDEGKPARMVELSDEEAAAIASMGMLTRKRVIYAANVAEGDLAAGNEYVERVRAIAAAEGAGAVVISAQVEAELIELDEGDRQDYLESLGVEEGGLKSLVKATYELLGLQTYFTTGEKETRAWTIPIGATAPQAAGVIHSDFERGFIRAETVSYEDLVATGSMSGAREKGLLRSEGKDYIVKEGDVMLFRFNV
- a CDS encoding NAD(P)H-quinone oxidoreductase subunit F, translating into MSEFFADSFWLVPCYPFMGMLLSLFWSPGIMRRTGPRPAGYVNLFTTFLALLHGTLAFPAVWQHPPLHFELVWLQVADLTLSIPLEVSALIVAATTLIAGLNFLSQFYAIGYLEMDWGWARFFGFLSLFEAGMCGLVLCDSLLFSYILLEILTLGTYLLVGFWLNQSLVVTGARDAFLTKRVGDLFLLMGVLALYPLAGTWNFQALAQWAQTADLQPATATLLGLALIAGPMGKCAQLPLHLWLDEAMEGPLPSTILRNSVVVATGAWVLIKLEPVLSLSPVVPTVLTAIGATTAIAATLISIAQVDVKRSLSYTVSTYMGLVFIAVGTHQPEAALLLILSHALAQALLVATSGSIILNNITQDLRQLGGLWSRRPVSGLCFLVGVAGLVGLPPLGGFWALGTLIDGLWESYPLLAAIVLGVVGLTAFSMMREFGLIFAGPVKPMSERSPENIWLVTLPMTVLMGLTLHLPLILNSVSLLSGWGSLNLTAIAALSLSSAIGIGTGAWVYVGSAIPKPVQLPWRGLQNFFSYDLYTPNLYRATVVLGVDIASRFMDWFDRFIVDGIVNLVGLGSLFSGETLKYGNSGQGQAYILTIALGGAGILIALEWPVILRLFSP
- a CDS encoding zinc-dependent alcohol dehydrogenase family protein, whose product is MMRAFAIEQFGDPGVFREMELPLPKVLPGHVLIRVAATSVNPVDRKIRQGLSASLAPSFPAVLHGDVAGTIVEVGAGVDRFQVGDAVYGCAGGIKGLGGALAEYMLADARSIALKPPSLTMAEAAALPLVSITAWEALIDRAKVQPGQTVLVYGATGGVGHIGVQLAKWAGATVCGTVSSDEKATIAHRLGADATVNYRQQSLEAFVAEYTHDRGFDIVFDTVGNDNLQNAFKAAKLNGTVVSIVARSQQDLSLMHSKGLTLHLVFMLIPMLYDIGKEHHGEILANVSKLVEEKQLHPLLDAEQFSFAEVARAHRHAESGNAIGKVTLTV
- a CDS encoding GDP-L-fucose synthase, with the protein product MTITNSGMTPSDTVFVAGHRGLVGSALVRRLQAGGYSSIATRTRSQLDLIDQAAVRAFFEQVKPDCVMLAAAKVGGIYANHTYPAEFLYQNLAIEMNTIHSAFLAGVKKLLFLGSSCIYPKLAPQPLKEEYLLTGSLEPTNEPYAIAKIAGIKMCGAYNRQYGTQYISVMPTNLYGRGDNYDLQNSHVLPALIRKMHEAKQAGQSTVEIWGTGKPLREFLYSDDLADACVYLMENCSAREIGEFVNIGVGEDLSIRELAEAIAEVVGFAGELTFNTDKPDGTPRKLMDVSRLHQLGWKAKTQLKQGIALAYADFLGSGSTAD